ATCATCAGTCAATGACAGATTATCGACTGATCATCAACGATGTTGAAGGGGGAGACTCAGCAGTCTATTACTGTGAAACATGGGACAACTCTGCTGAGGAAAAAGTATCACAGTGATTtacactgtgacaaaaacctcCTAACTAAATACTGCTTTTTGAGTCTCTTACAGATGTTATCTGATagtaaagacataaaatactaTGTATAACAACGGAAAGAAGAGATAGTCTCCATGGACTGTAATCTGGGAACTGTTACTAACAGTGGTGTTCACTGGTATAAACAGATTCCAGGAGGAGTTCCTcagtttgtattgtattttattcacACTGCAAGCTCTCCAACATATGGCTCTGGTTTCTCTTCTCCCAAATTCACATCTAATCACCAGTCAACATCAGATTATCGACTGATCATCAACAATGTGGAGGAGGGAGACTCAGCAGTCTATTACTGTGAAACATGGGACGAATCTGTGAATGAGAAGGCATCACAATGATTTACACCATGACAGAAACCTCTTCACTAAACACTTCTGCTTTTTGAGTCTCTGGCACATAACAACTGCAattcacaatattttttttcaaacatgttCTTGTTCAATTCTCTTTGTCGATTCTAACTATGATCTTTCCGACATTATATTCACTTGTGCTTTTCATTATgcttaaataataaaaaagccAAGCACCAGTGAGTGCACCCCACCTTCATCCACTATATCCgacattttgatataaatcaGGCTTAAATGCTACTGTATCTTCCCACTAAACATGTTTAAGTAATTGGAAGTTTACTGTTCTCAACcccaaaacatgacaaaaactttcCTGAGACAAATCCTCTAATACAGAGGTAGTGATAATTGTTACAGTCCTAGGTGCAGTAAAAATGACAGTAATCTAATTGTGaagctaaaacaaaacaaaatcaaaaagtgACTTACAACAGATCATCTAGAAACAGAGATTCCTGTTTAAGAATTTAGACGTGTGAAGATACTGACATGAGAAATACAATATgctcataaaaaacaaaagggaagCAATTTATTGTGTAACTGAATAATTTGAGAATAAACCACATATCTGATGTAGTACATTGATGAATGAAAACTGCGTTGAATGTtgaaactcctcctcctccacttctcctctcctcagtgtcTTTATAAGCTTCagtctctcttctcctcacactCCAACCCTGCTCACCTCTCAGCTGGACAGTAAGGAACGTTTACAccacacactgacaacatgctGGGGACCCTCTGCACTCTCATCACTGCTCTAACTTGTAAGATAttcttttgattcattttatatttcatattttcaggcTGAAACCTTTTAactcatgtgtttttatgtgtttgttgaCAGATGTTGATGCAGCGATAGTTGTGACCCAGACGCCCGCTGTCCACACAGTTTCTACAGGACAAGAAGTTGTTCTCAACTGCAACATTCAGAGAGATGATGGAAAATATGTCAGCTGGTATAAACAGGTTCCTGGTAAAGTTCCTCAGtatgttttaaaattttacCATTCTGACAGTTCACCCAAGTTTGGAACAGGATTCTCCTCAGACCGATTCAACTCTAGATCCTCATCAAACATAGATTATCAGTTCATCATTAAGCGGGCAGAGGCAGGAGACTCTGCAGTCTATTACTGTAATACATGGGACAGCTCTGCTACGGAGGACGTATCACAGTGATTTACTCTGTGACAAAAACCTCTTCACAAAGTACTTCTGCTTTCTGAGTCTCTCACACATCAACTAATGTTCTCTGTAGCTACATGagactttaaaaaattactacaaACCAGTTTCATCAATCTATTCTtaaaaaacactcatttcatATAAAGGTTTAACTGAAGATTTCTTGAAGAGATAATTAAATTCAATGTtgttgttatgcagatgatacccaattatatttatcaatgaagcctgatgaaaccaatcaattaaacaaacaaacaagcatgccttaacgacataaagacctggattacctgcaattttctactactaaactcagataaaactgaagttattgtgcttggccctaaacactttagaaacacattatctaaagatacagctactctggatggcattaccctggcctccagcaccaccgtaaggaatctgggagttatctttgatcaggatatgtcctttaactcccacatgaatcaaatttcaaagactgccttttttcacttatgtaatatcgcaaaaatcaggcacatcctgtcccaaaaagatgcagaaaaactagtccatgcatttgttacttctaggctggattattgcaattccttattatcaggctgccctaacaagtctctaaagactctccagctggtccagaatgcagctgcacatgtactgactaaaactagaaaaagagatcacatttctcccattttagcttcgctacattggcttcctgtaaaatctagaatagaatttaaaatccctctcctaacttacaaagcccttaatggacaggcaccatcatatcttgaagagctcatagtaccatATTATCCCACTTGagcactgcgctcccagaatgcaggcttactggtggttcctacagtctttaaaagtagaatgggaggcagagccttcagctatcaggcaCCTCTtttgtggaaccatcttccagagTTGGTCCGGgatgcagacaccctctctatgtttaagagtaggcttaaaactttcctttttgataaagcttatagttagggccgaccaggcttaccttggatcagcccttagttatgctgctataggcctagactgctgggggacttcccatgatgcactgagctcctctctcctcctcgtcctcctctccatctgtatgcatgcatgtaatatcaatgcatgtcactaacttt
The genomic region above belongs to Thunnus albacares chromosome 17, fThuAlb1.1, whole genome shotgun sequence and contains:
- the LOC122966245 gene encoding immunoglobulin lambda-1 light chain-like isoform X1; amino-acid sequence: MLGTLCTLITALTYVDAAIVVTQTPAVHTVSTGQEVVLNCNIQRDDGKYVSWYKQVPGKVPQYVLKFYHSDSSPKFGTGFSSDRFNSRSSSNIDYQFIIKRAEAGDSAVYYCNTWDSSATEDVFGQGTKLIVTSSSLSPPVLTVFPPSSAELQSNKATLVCLSSQSVPFADVTWLSAGSPVSSGISSSTAVQQPDQTFQISSYLSIQTSDWNMDKVYTCKVSLGSQTSEKNINKSKCPAEE